From Vanessa cardui chromosome 11, ilVanCard2.1, whole genome shotgun sequence, the proteins below share one genomic window:
- the LOC124533426 gene encoding mucin-4, producing MDRRRAAAALLALAACIACSSAAPTANDQTALELMDGPTEGCYYNFQHYGEGDRIMTNEPCLNCTCHNRMLMCYLRVCPFTKPIGQDCTVEKRADQCCPIVTCPDVPVDLLTSTSTSSPAEYGTTGVGKLDKYGCSINGKYFSEGAKVPSTPNKPCEHCYCIRNMTTCVMQECTLHVDGCTPIYHKDVCCPVRYSCDHPEDETLLLDDMTTTVRPTPGFLLTTTTVMPVTQISQDCVHDNQIFPDGTLIKTEKACEHCYCMKGDIVCVVQECGTPMENEGKNCTSLPPRHGQCCPDTYICEGDDRGTEITTETVDLSTSPPRRVGVEGSGYRNEPDEPFTEMSPFETDIEGSGEDYTPVGSVTKIEDVITEKATPDIIDEILLATTEKVKIIQTTEPDKDQNTIPDIISGDDQPNIIVQPTEANIESATEKEIKPTISDDYETMHGAISKEDDFVTTESAFRKEDNNIVADEILTVKEHEEKPTTLVDLVDETTFKDEHLLEVSTNVNLHHEPQSTTQSIEMYTEDIDNVKQKEATTLDQSETQLSTTERVKPDNEAPVTTEENVAMSITTVATEKTDIPETTSVNPVINEIDDNIPIISAPGRIPGEGDCLLNGVTYSNNTIVPSTNNCHTSCKCTSSIIKCDPIICSSPPEYMENMSDCQPIYDSPDACCPTYVCSAKETIPPQSHNQMSGTESPKPIAPGECSGQDCISDEEQKGISEPPSECKTEDCLDKTSVKQEQSDCGLNNCGDESQKPPVKQECSDSNCPVSPVVACEGDNCLPEPGSEIDSHKLPDSENTSQLICNENGECKNAEVDCKDDICEKHEISETEVKAPSDCKGQDCKTPEEPALPSKEEQVTDFTTERMAIDKVTQISLTELDVDTEYPPKTISPLIDDNLSDNPTTELVHEKETDATDKLMTVSETFTNDNTESPTIQSITEKSEVLISTEKPDMDTQPKDEFIKMTEQTTLAQDTEMSELPDGKEKVTEVTEINQMTTESEMIYHTTSESTNKIFEDNVADKIEITTESNDIYPTVPVSVTEKEKPDSEIPKITEIEIEKSTTPIVHVDETEKDGTIEDVSETYGVKDERTTVSVPIDIITEEPEKTSIQFNEVTEINELPQTTSEPQIIEIEKDELTEMPETYKPQEEMTDVSEDNIANTETIKITTEANIVSTEASQPTETKSDEVSKYTPPEIITEKQETYTESSEHFTSELEQTTSDISKQHEHTLSTTQHNLEVTDQPIREKESTSTEGSEILVTKSDESTHDIAQLVTESEEIHAVTTEQSIEESDDTPTAPITEKETETAVTHKAFTETTESDSTEKQDTYTENPKIQTISDELMTKDNEIKQNSITELPTVISTLAEDNISTIKTTEEQDNLMRETEKPVVEKDQHVSDDNSVTKSDTFEISTTESSIGFTGKLETIVTESSPAQDITENVMQPTSSEQTKVDELDYDSHKLATTLQDNVMTQEITTQEVTVVNEIQTKSPLESDEVTLTEMQEIIPSETDDNALDTSTQKSQEKEESLETTALPTSQSEHTTTKYETESQHLSTMTESQPPLDYSTVASVFEDKQEDLSNIPKEETLSEVTTSPPQDKQEIEKDTSLFTQSETSLQDMEKTTVGLVAEVEKETEPPSYVTESLINAKDQDTIEHATGANLDEELHESTERTVAAEESLSTSTQKYSPVEDVAKETTLDVSTEKTTSQDTFETSAPIDVDTTKLEMFTKFEESSPTEAALDKQEKERTTELPETYITSNDLDSTTIQKEKIDETQHSEFDEDIQAFTTPSSVYEEEKVVTKSPLFTDFDSEKETVISEKNEPEMDLTTKVYDDKNLETEKDQTIISDLYTTEPQTQASENPKDIESQHQTSSTERIITTESAEYLSTSKIHETTLSPLEEAVKGEQQEAVTENVVYETDIVTDAQPTSPKLEILNTEPTIVTTKEDEIIYREEEKTTVKSFVDTETHTSYSPEYQGTVSLPKEEMTTELTREEISTIPPKVSEQDKDDLENTELYSTTQGPSTMYSEVHQDETITEKEKSTESVDAESHTITTIKPTQKEDEEIEDGTPIDASTENLTDRPTISDTDSKETDVVDKEHKTTEIPVFTEIHTLPDTKVITEKQETTETATVTEKITESQILDQKESSTEPSYERTKEPEQTETDTQKLTTIISNEIESFTTPTFDTKHSQSTDISYHTEPTTSIVDTDKKDELITSVTEDSSLNIETTKPAIPEKEQPDQPEIYSTESVIELQTEEPEPQNDTNKIATEIYPTPLPNVKITTESSSERHEESSVTEDNKQTTDSDYKLSETTSFLVELEEHTHSIVDEITTRASLEEIATTVNYEPQQPERGDQILDNFSTPKEEYQTSEPSKTTKEVLEDIDKSVTNIQEEIDEIIKTTYTPIKTEMSSITEKLPTSTSSYESQETKKESTVQDEKIVTPTSQVIKESDFTTESVEIQPTSSPTLQDVEDSLDKDISSEKPSKPEVFEDKEKETSDSAKDTTSKINEETSTYSPPHITKPTNKPIDTTVAPSMPDVPKPGFIDESNEGIPSPDFPPTGGYGQEPDYIDEDQAFGPGTCRYGGKVYVSAQQIPRDDPCDFCFCFRSDIICLQQSCPPPIHGCHEEPIQGFCCPRYECPVSMATTLNVTTTTTTTTTTLPPHFLPHAYKGAAQRRGCQIKGHTYKVGEVVRASSGPCLHCTCGGDGQMKCDPKACTPEPMLRQMIAAAVSAKRRR from the exons ATGGATCGGAGGCGCGCGGCGGCAGCGCTGCTCGCGCTGGCCGCGTGCATCGCGTGCTCATCAGCAG CACCGACAGCTAACGACCAGACTGCGTTAGAGTTAATGGATG GTCCGACCGAAGGATGTTATTACAACTTCCAGCATTACGGAGAAGGCGATAGAATTATGACAAACGAACCCTGTCTCAACTGCACGTGTCATAATCGGATGCTTATGTGCTACTTAAGAGTGTGTCCATTTACGAAGCCCATTGGCCAAGATTGCACAGTGGAGAAACGAGCTGACCAGTGCTGTCCTATCGTCACTTGCCCTGACG ttccAGTTGACTTACTCACTTCGACTTCGACATCTTCGCCTGCTGAATATGGAACAACTGGAGTTGGAAAACTTGACAAATACGGCTGTAGTATTAACGGAAAATACTTCTCTGAAGGCGCCAAAGTACCTTCGACTCCAAATAAACCTTGCGAACATTGCTACTGTATTCGAAATATGACGACGTGTGTTATGCAAGAGTGTACTTTACACGTGGACGGCTGTACTCCTATTTATCATAAGGACGTTTGTTGTCCAGTACGGTATTCTTgtg ATCACCCAGAAGACGAAACCCTTCTGCTGGACGATATGACCACGACTGTACGCCCAACGCCAGGGTTCCTATTGACAACAACTACAGTAATGCCGGTTACGCAGATTAGCCAAGATTGCGTTCATGATAACCAAATATTCCCAGATGgaactttaattaaaactgaaaaaGCTTGTGAACATTGTTACTGTATGAAAGGAGATATTGTTTGCGTAGTACAGGAATGTGGAACACCAATGGAAAATGAAGGTAAAAATTGTACTTCGCTTCCACCGCGTCATGGCCAATGTTGTCCAGATACTTATATATGCGAAGGGGATGACCGCGGTACTGAAATAACCACAGAAACAGTTGATCTGTCCACATCTCCACCTAGAAGGGTTGGAGTTGAAGGAAGTGGATACAGGAATGAACCAGATGAACCTTTCACAGAGATGAGTCCATTTGAAACTGATATAGAAGGCAGTGGTGAAGATTATACACCCGTTGGCTCAGTAACCAAAATAGAGGATGTTATTACTGAGAAAGCTACGCCTGATATTATCGACGAAATTTTACTAGCCACAActgaaaaagtaaaaataatccAAACAACTGAACCTGATAAAGATCAAAACACAATCCCGGATATCATTTCAGGCGACGACCAACCAAATATAATAGTTCAACCAACAGAAGCAAACATTGAATCAGCTACCGAAAAGGAAATAAAACCTACTATTTCTGATGACTATGAAACTATGCATGGAGCAATTTCCAAGGAAGATGATTTTGTGACGACTGAATCAGCTTTCAGGAAAGAGGATAACAATATTGTAGCAGATGAAATTTTAACTGTCAAAGAACACGAAGAGAAGCCAACTACTTTGGTTGATTTAGTCGATGAAACCACTTTCAAAGATGAACACTTATTAGAAGTAAGCACAAATGTTAATTTACACCATGAACCTCAAAGTACAACACAGTCTATAGAAATGTACACTGAAGATATCGATAATGTGAAACAAAAAGAAGCAACTACTCTAGATCAATCTGAAACTCAATTAAGCACTACTGAAAGAGTTAAACCTGATAATGAAGCCCCAGTAACCACTGAAGAAAATGTCGCTATGAGTATAACTACAGTTGCTACTGAAAAAACAGACATACCTGAAACAACTTCAGTCAACCCAGTTATTAACGAAATTGATGACAATATTCCGATTATATCTGCTCCTGGTCGAATACCCGGAGAAGGAGATTGCTTATTAAATGGAGTAACATACAGCAATAACACCATTGTACCGAGCACTAATAATTGCCATACCAGTTGCAAGTGTACTAGCAGTATAATAAAATGTGACCCAATAATTTGCAGCTCCCCACCAGAATATATGGAAAATATGAGCGATTGCCAACCCATTTATGATTCTCCCGATGCTTGTTGTCCAACATATGTTTGCAGTGCTAAGGAAACGATTCCTCCACAATCTCATAATCAAATGTCAGGTACAGAAAGTCCTAAACCAATTGCTCCAGGCGAATGCAGTGGTCAAGATTGCATATCAGATGAAGAACAAAAAGGCATTTCGGAACCACCAAGCGAGTGTAAGACTGAGGATTGTTTAGATAAGACATCAGTAAAACAAGAACAAAGTGACTGTGGCTTGAATAACTGTGGTGATGAGTCACAAAAGCCACCGGTTAAACAAGAGTGCTCCGATAGTAACTGCCCAGTTTCACCTGTCGTGGCTTGTGAAGGTGATAATTGCTTACCTGAACCAGGTAGCGAAATAGATTCACATAAATTACCCGATTCAGAAAATACGTCGCAGCTAATTTGCAATGAAAATGGTGAATGTAAAAACGCAGAAGTGGACTGCAAAGATGATATTTGCGAGAAACATGAAATTTCTGAAACGGAAGTAAAAGCTCCATCAGATTGTAAGGGACAAGACTGCAAAACACCTGAGGAACCGGCATTACCATCTAAAGAAGAACAAGTTACAGATTTTACAACTGAGAGAATGGCCATTGACAAAGTTACACAAATTTCATTAACTGAATTAGATGTTGATACTGAATACCCACCCAAAACCATTTCACCTCTGATAGATGACAATTTATCTGATAATCCAACAACTGAATTGGTTCATGAGAAGGAAACTGACGCAACAGACAAATTGATGACAGTATCAGAAACCTTTACAAATGATAATACTGAATCACCAACAATTCAAAGTATTACAGAAAAATCTGAAGTTTTGATTAGCACAGAAAAACCTGATATGGATACACAACCaaaagatgaatttataaaaatgacagaaCAAACTACTTTAGCACAAGATACCGAAATGTCAGAATTACCCGACGGTAAGGAGAAGGTGACTGAAGTAAcagaaataaatcaaatgacAACTGAAAGCGAGATGATTTACCATACAACATCAGaatctacaaataaaatatttgaagacaACGTAGCtgataaaattgaaatcacAACTGAAAGTAATGATATTTATCCAACAGTACCAGTATCTGTTACTGAAAAGGAAAAACCAGATTCTGAAATTCCAAAAATAACTGAAATTGAAATCGAAAAATCTACAACTCCTATCGTTCACGTAGACGAAACTGAGAAAGATGGAACGATAGAAGACGTTTCAGAAACGTATGGAGTTAAAGATGAAAGGACTACAGTATCTGTGCCAATTGACATTATAACTGAAGAACCAGAAAAAACATCGATACAGTTCAATGAAGTTacagaaataaatgaattaccACAAACAACAAGTGAACCCCaaataatagaaatagaaaAAGATGAACTCACTGAAATGCCCGAAACATATAAGCCCCAAGAAGAGATGACAGATGTTTCAGAAGATAATATTGCTAATACCGAAACAATCAAAATTACCACAGAAGCCAATATCGTATCGACAGAAGCTTCCCAGCCCACGGAGACGAAATCGGATGAAGTTTCTAAGTACACACCTCCGGAAATAATTACTGAAAAACAGGAAACATATACTGAATCATCCGAACACTTTACATCAGAATTAGAACAAACTACTTCTGATATATCTAAGCAACATGAACATACTCTATCTACAACACAACATAACTTAGAAGTAACGGACCAACCCATTAGAGAAAAAGAATCAACTTCTACGGAGGGTTCTGAAATTTTAGTAACAAAATCTGATGAAAGTACTCATGATATTGCACAACTTGTAACGGAAAGCGAAGAAATTCATGCAGTAACAACGGAGCAATCGATTGAAGAATCAGATGATACACCAACCGCACCTATTACAGAAAAGGAAACTGAAACCGCAGTGACACATAAAGCATTTACTGAAACAACAGAATCTGACAGTACCGAAAAACAGGACACATATACAGAAAATCCaaaaatacaaactatttcTGACGAACTAATGACCAAggataatgaaattaaacaaaacagtattacTGAATTGCCTACAGTGATTTCAACATTAGCGGAAGATAACATTTCCACAATAAAAACAACAGAAGAACAAGATAATCTTATGAGAGAAACAGAAAAACCGGTAGTTGAGAAAGATCAGCATGTTTCTGATGACAATTCTGTTACTAAATCTGACACTTTCGAAATATCAACTACCGAAAGTAGTATAGGTTTTACTGGAAAGTTAGAAACTATTGTAACAGAATCTTCCCCGGCGCAAGATATAACGGAAAATGTCATGCAACCTACAAGTAGCGAGCAAACTAAAGTCGATGAACTAGACTACGACTCTCATAAGTTGGCGACAACATTACAAGACAACGTAATGACTCAAGAAATAACCACTCAAGAAGTCACTGTTGTTAACGAAATTCAAACAAAATCTCCTTTAGAGAGTGATGAAGTCACATTAACAGAAATGCAAGAAATAATACCCTCAGAAACTGATGACAATGCCCTAGATACTAGTACTCAAAAATCTCAAGAAAAAGAAGAATCTCTAGAAACAACTGCTCTTCCTACAAGTCAAAGtgaacatacaacaacaaagtATGAAACTGAATCTCAACATTTAAGCACAATGACAGAATCTCAGCCACCGTTAGATTACTCAACGGTAGCTTCTGTGTTTGAAGACAAACAGGAAGATCTGTCAAATATACCAAAAGAAGAAACACTCAGTGAAGTAACCACCAGTCCTCCTCAAGATAAACAAGAAATTGAGAAAGATACTTCATTGTTTACACAGTCTGAAACATCTTTACAAGATATGGAAAAAACAACAGTCGGCTTAGTAGCTGAAGTAGAAAAAGAAACTGAGCCTCCATCATATGTCACCGAAAGTCTTATAAATGCTAAGGATCAGGATACTATCGAACATGCAACTGGTGCAAACCTTGATGAAGAACTACATGAATCTACAGAAAGAACTGTTGCAGCAGAAGAAAGCTTATCTACTTCAACGCAAAAGTATAGTCCCGTAGAAGATGTTGCCAAAGAAACAACTTTGGACGTTTCTACTGAAAAAACAACTTCACAAGACACTTTCGAAACAAGTGCTCCTATTGACGTAGATACAACGAAATTAGAAATGTTTACGAAGTTTGAAGAATCAAGCCCAACTGAAGCTGCACTAGATAAACAAGAAAAAGAAAGAACTACTGAATTGCCAGAGACTTATATAACATCCAACGACTTAGACTCAACCAccattcaaaaagaaaaaatagacgAGACACAACACTCCGAATTCGATGAAGATATTCAAGCATTTACAACGCCTTCGTCTGTTTATGAAGAGGAGAAAGTAGTTACAAAATCTCCCTTATTCACAGATTTTGACAGTGAAAAAGAAACAGTAATATCAGAGAAGAATGAACCTGAAATGGATTTAACAACTAAAGTATACGATGACAAAAACTTAGAGACGGAGAAGGACCAAACAATAATATCAGATTTGTATACTACTGAACCTCAAACACAGGCGTCTGAAAATCCTAAGGACATAGAGTCTCAACATCAAACAAGTAGTACAGAAAGAATTATAACAACAGAAAGTGCAGAATATTTATCAACCTCAAAAATACATGAGACTACTTTATCGCCATTAGAAGAAGCAGTCAAAGGTGAGCAACAAGAAGCGGTGACAGAGAACGTAGTTTACGAAACTGACATTGTAACTGACGCACAACCCACTTCACCAAAATTAGAAATACTAAACACTGAACCTACAATTGTAACTACAAAAGAAGACGAAATTATTTATAGAGAAGAAGAAAAAACAACAGTAAAATCATTTGTAGATACTGAAACACATACTTCTTATTCTCCTGAATACCAAGGAACCGTATCCCTACCGAAAGAAGAGATGACAACTGAATTGACCCGCGAAGAAATTTCTACAATTCCTCCAAAAGTATCAGAACAAGACAAAGATGATTTAGAAAACACTGAACTTTATTCAACTACACAAGGACCTTCTACGATGTATTCTGAGGTTCATCAAGATGAAACGATAACAGAGAAAGAGAAATCTACGGAATCCGTTGATGCCGAATCTCACACGATTACAACTATTAAGCCTACACAAAAAGAAGACGAGGAAATTGAAGATGGCACTCCAATAGACGCTTCAACTGAAAATCTTACGGATAGACCTACGATCAGTGACACGGATTCAAAAGAAACTGACGTTGTAGACAAAGAACACAAAACTACTGAAATACCTGTATTTACTGAAATACACACATTGCCTGATACAAAAGTAATTACAGAAAAACAAGAAACAACCGAAACTGCAACCGTAACTGAGAAAATAACAGAATCACAAATATTGGATCAAAAGGAAAGTAGTACCGAACCGTCATATGAAAGAACGAAAGAACCAGAACAAACTGAAACAGATACTCAAAAATTAACTACTATAATTTCGAACGAAATTGAATCTTTCACGACACCCACATTTGATACGAAACATTCGCAATCAACAGATATTTCATATCACACTGAACCAACTACTTCAATCGTagacacagataaaaaagacGAATTGATTACTTCAGTAACCGAAGATTcaagtttaaatattgaaacaacTAAACCAGCCATACCGGAAAAAGAACAGCCAGACCAACCAGAAATATACAGTACAGAATCTGTTATCGAATTACAAACTGAAGAGCCTGAACCTCAAAACGATACGAATAAAATAGCGACTGAGATATATCCAACACCTTTaccaaatgtaaaaataactacTGAATCATCTTCAGAAAGACATGAAGAATCAAGTGTGACAGAAGATAATAAACAAACTACAGACTCAGATTATAAACTTAGTGAAACTACTTCGTTCTTAGTTGAGCTTGAAGAACATACACACAGCATCGTAGATGAAATTACTACGAGAGCATCATTAGAAGAAATTGCTACAACCGTAAATTATGAGCCTCAGCAACCAGAACGTGGTGATCAAATTCTTGATAATTTCAGTACACCCAAAGAGGAATATCAGACGAGTGAACCTTCTAAAACAACTAAAGAAGTATTGGAAGATATTGACAAATCAGTTACTAATATTCAAGAAGAAAtagatgaaattattaaaactacttATACTCCAATAAAAACCGAAATGTCTTCAATAACTGAAAAATTACCTACATCGACGTCTAGTTATGAGTCACAAGAAACCAAAAAAGAATCTACTGTACAAGACGAAAAAATAGTAACACCAACTTCACAGGTGATTAAGGAAAGCGATTTCACAACTGAATCAGTTGAAATACAACCAACATCATCTCCAACTTTACAGGATGTAGAAGATTCATTAGATAAAGATATAAGTTCGGAGAAACCATCGAAGCCGGAGGTATTTGAAGACAAAGAAAAAGAAACTTCAGATTCCGCAAAAGACACTACGAGTAAAATTAACGAAGAAACGTCGACGTACTCACCCCCACATATTACGAAGCCTACAAATAAGCCAATTGATACAACTGTAGCTCCTTCGATGCCGGACGTACCTAAGCCTGGATTTATTGATGAAAGTAATGAAGGAATCCCATCTCCAGATTTTCCTCCGACTGGTGGGTACGGACAAGAACCTGATTATATTGATGAAGATCAGGCGTTTGGGCCGGGAACTTGTCGGTATGGTGGCAAAGTCTACGTCTCAGCACAACAAATTCCACGAGACGACCCATGTGATTTCTGCTTCTGCTTTAGAAGTGATATTATTTGTCTACAACAGAGTTGTCCACCACCTATTCACGGATGCCATGAGGAACCGATACAAGGCTTTTGTTGTCCACGTTATGAATGTCCAGTATCTATGGCAACCACTCTTAACGttactacaacaacaactaccACAACTACAACTTTACCCCCACACTTCCTCCCGCATGCTTATAAAGGTGCCGCTCAACGAAGAGGATGTCAAATTAAGGGACATACGTATAAGGTCGGAGAAGTCGTTCGAGCCTCATCAGGGCCATGTTTGCATTGCAC atgTGGAGGTGATGGCCAAATGAAATGTGATCCTAAAGCTTGCACACCGGAACCGATGTTGAGACAAATGATCGCGGCTGCTGTTTCCGCCAAAAGACGAAGGTGA